In a single window of the Syntrophaceae bacterium genome:
- the hypA gene encoding hydrogenase maturation nickel metallochaperone HypA: MHELSLVQSLLEILEEQARKTPFEKVNSLLLSFGRLSCIDPQALEFAFSVQSRGTRAEGAVLRFDIRPVTIYCLGCEKELSPPSFTGDCPACGGVEVLLTGGTEEMKLIEMEVDGC, from the coding sequence ATGCATGAGTTGTCCCTCGTCCAGTCGCTTCTGGAGATCCTGGAGGAACAGGCGCGAAAGACCCCTTTCGAAAAGGTGAACAGCCTGCTCCTGTCCTTCGGTCGCCTGTCCTGCATCGATCCGCAGGCCCTCGAGTTCGCCTTCTCCGTACAGTCGCGGGGAACCAGGGCCGAGGGGGCCGTTCTCCGGTTTGACATCCGTCCGGTGACCATCTACTGCCTGGGCTGCGAAAAGGAGCTGTCGCCGCCTTCCTTTACGGGCGACTGTCCCGCCTGCGGCGGTGTCGAAGTGCTGCTTACGGGGGGGACGGAGGAGATGAAACTGATCGAAATGGAAGTGGACGGTTGTTGA
- the hypD gene encoding hydrogenase formation protein HypD, whose protein sequence is MKYIDEYRDPSLIRGLLTRIGETAGSLADRTVTLMEVCGTHTQAIARHGLKALLPGNLRLISGPGCPVCVTSACDVDTALYLAGRENVTFATFGDMLRVPGSGGRSLQTLRADGADVRVVSSAADCLAMAEADPSKDIVFMGIGFETTSPTVASAILAARKRGLTNLTVFSVHKVVPPVLQALLDDPSLHIDGFLCPGHVSTITGTAAYERIPASGRAAVITGFEPADILEGVLMLLRQIAEGTFDVEIQYTRGLKTEGNARAREILERVFRQSDAEWRGLGTIPGSGLAFREEFGTWDVRSRHPVPEMPAEEIKGCSCGEILRGVLSPEDCPLFRRVCTPSQPVGPCMVSSEGTCAAHFKYS, encoded by the coding sequence ATGAAATATATTGACGAATACCGGGACCCCTCGCTGATCCGAGGGCTTCTCACCCGGATCGGGGAGACGGCGGGTTCGCTTGCGGACCGGACCGTCACCCTGATGGAGGTCTGCGGGACTCACACCCAGGCCATTGCCCGTCACGGCCTGAAGGCCCTTCTGCCCGGGAACCTGCGTCTGATCTCGGGTCCCGGCTGCCCCGTCTGCGTCACATCCGCCTGCGACGTGGACACGGCCCTCTACCTCGCCGGCCGGGAGAACGTGACCTTCGCCACTTTCGGAGACATGCTGCGGGTCCCCGGCTCGGGCGGTCGCAGCCTCCAGACGCTGCGGGCCGACGGTGCCGACGTCCGGGTGGTGTCCTCCGCGGCGGACTGCCTCGCCATGGCGGAAGCCGATCCTTCAAAGGACATCGTCTTCATGGGCATCGGCTTCGAAACGACCTCGCCTACGGTGGCCTCCGCGATCCTGGCGGCCCGGAAGCGCGGTCTGACCAACCTGACCGTCTTCTCCGTCCACAAGGTCGTCCCGCCGGTCCTTCAGGCCCTCCTGGACGACCCGTCCCTCCACATCGACGGGTTTCTCTGCCCGGGCCACGTCAGCACCATCACGGGAACGGCCGCCTATGAGCGGATCCCCGCATCGGGCCGGGCGGCGGTCATTACCGGCTTCGAGCCGGCGGACATCCTGGAGGGCGTCCTGATGCTTCTCCGGCAGATCGCAGAGGGGACATTCGACGTGGAGATCCAGTACACCCGGGGGCTCAAGACGGAGGGAAACGCCCGGGCCAGGGAGATCCTGGAGCGGGTGTTCCGCCAGTCCGACGCCGAGTGGCGCGGCCTGGGAACGATCCCCGGCAGCGGCCTCGCATTCCGGGAGGAATTCGGGACCTGGGATGTCCGATCCCGTCATCCCGTCCCCGAAATGCCGGCGGAAGAGATCAAGGGGTGCTCCTGCGGAGAGATCCTCCGGGGTGTCCTCTCCCCCGAGGACTGTCCCCTGTTCCGCCGCGTCTGCACGCCCTCGCAGCCCGTGGGTCCCTGCATGGTCTC
- a CDS encoding HypC/HybG/HupF family hydrogenase formation chaperone — protein MCIGFPGKILSIDEDNFAVIEIGGTTREVCLDIVDEPVRPGDYVISHAGYAIHRIDEALAVEKLAFLKELIDHEIY, from the coding sequence ATGTGCATCGGCTTTCCCGGGAAGATTCTTTCCATCGACGAGGACAATTTCGCTGTCATCGAGATCGGCGGCACGACGCGGGAGGTCTGCCTCGACATCGTGGACGAACCGGTCCGGCCGGGGGATTACGTCATCTCCCACGCCGGCTATGCCATTCACCGGATTGACGAGGCCCTGGCCGTGGAAAAGCTGGCCTTCCTGAAAGAACTGATCGACCATGAAATATATTGA
- a CDS encoding nickel-dependent hydrogenase large subunit: MAKRMIIDPITRIEGHLRIEVELDATNTVRDAWSSITLWRGFETILKGRDPRDAGLITQRFCGVCTYVHYEASILACEDAFKVRPPANARLVRNLISGAQYLYDHVMHFYHLHGLDWVDITSALKADPKKAVEMARSYCANPYNCSETHYKAVQQRLTKFVQSGRLGPFANAYWGNPSYKLPPEANLIITSHYLDALQVSKIGATMTAIFGGKNPHPQSLVVGGISSVMDALDASRLGEYLFRLREMKNFIENAYIPDVLLAATYYKEEGLQGLGGGVKNYLAYGGFPLDDGWTSLLFPRGLVKAADVAHPMTLDEEKITEEVSHAWYQDKGPLHPYKGWTYPEYTGYDKEGHLKGNEKYSWCKAPRYDGLPYEVGPLARLVVAYAQGHTELKNLIDGTLKAAGLPVTVLFSTLGRTAARAIETKYVADHIEGWVNELIKNVKAGDTRTWTKCDVPKKGEGRGMTEPPRGALGHWIRIEDKVIANYQAIVPSTWNCSPRDKGGRRGPYEESLIGLKLAKADEPLEIIRTIHSFDPCMACAVHIIDPQTNEIRKYRVA, translated from the coding sequence ATGGCCAAGCGAATGATCATCGATCCCATTACCCGTATCGAGGGGCACCTGAGAATTGAAGTCGAGCTGGACGCCACGAACACCGTCAGGGACGCCTGGAGCAGCATCACCCTGTGGCGTGGATTTGAAACGATCCTGAAGGGACGCGATCCCCGGGACGCCGGCCTCATCACCCAGCGTTTCTGCGGTGTCTGCACGTACGTCCACTACGAAGCCAGCATCCTCGCCTGCGAGGACGCCTTCAAGGTCAGGCCGCCGGCAAACGCCCGGCTCGTCCGGAACCTCATCAGCGGCGCCCAGTATCTCTACGACCACGTCATGCACTTCTACCACCTCCACGGGCTCGACTGGGTGGACATCACCAGTGCCCTGAAGGCGGATCCGAAGAAGGCCGTGGAGATGGCCCGGTCCTACTGCGCGAATCCCTATAACTGCTCCGAAACCCACTACAAGGCGGTGCAGCAGCGCCTGACGAAGTTCGTCCAGTCGGGACGCCTGGGGCCCTTCGCCAACGCCTACTGGGGAAATCCGTCCTACAAGCTGCCCCCGGAGGCCAACCTGATCATCACGTCCCATTACCTGGACGCCCTGCAGGTCTCCAAGATCGGCGCCACCATGACGGCCATCTTCGGAGGCAAGAACCCCCATCCCCAGAGCCTGGTCGTGGGCGGCATCTCCTCGGTCATGGACGCCCTGGACGCCTCACGCCTCGGCGAGTACCTGTTCCGGCTCAGGGAGATGAAGAACTTCATCGAGAACGCCTACATCCCCGACGTTCTCCTGGCGGCGACCTACTACAAGGAAGAAGGCCTCCAGGGACTCGGCGGCGGCGTCAAGAACTACCTGGCCTACGGCGGATTCCCCCTGGACGACGGCTGGACGAGCCTTCTCTTCCCCCGGGGGCTCGTGAAGGCCGCCGACGTGGCGCATCCGATGACCCTGGACGAGGAAAAGATCACCGAGGAAGTCAGCCACGCCTGGTACCAGGACAAGGGGCCCCTCCATCCCTACAAGGGCTGGACGTATCCCGAATACACGGGCTACGACAAGGAAGGACACCTGAAGGGGAACGAAAAGTACTCCTGGTGCAAGGCCCCGCGTTACGACGGCCTCCCCTACGAGGTAGGCCCCCTGGCGCGACTCGTCGTGGCCTACGCGCAGGGACACACGGAGCTCAAGAATCTCATCGACGGGACCCTGAAAGCGGCGGGTCTTCCGGTGACGGTTCTCTTCTCGACCCTCGGCCGGACGGCCGCCCGGGCCATCGAGACGAAATACGTCGCCGACCACATCGAGGGTTGGGTGAACGAATTGATCAAGAACGTCAAGGCCGGCGACACCCGCACCTGGACCAAGTGCGACGTTCCCAAGAAAGGCGAGGGCCGCGGCATGACGGAGCCGCCCCGGGGCGCCCTGGGACACTGGATCCGGATCGAGGACAAGGTGATCGCCAATTACCAGGCCATCGTTCCTTCCACCTGGAACTGCTCGCCCCGCGACAAGGGCGGGCGGCGAGGCCCCTACGAGGAATCCCTGATCGGGTTGAAACTGGCCAAGGCCGACGAGCCTCTGGAGATCATCCGGACGATCCACTCCTTCGATCCGTGCATGGCCTGCGCCGTTCACATCATCGACCCGCAGACCAACGAGATCCGCAAGTACCGGGTGGCATAG
- a CDS encoding HyaD/HybD family hydrogenase maturation endopeptidase has product MTEKKKLIILGLGNIITKDEGFGVHFLRWFLERHRLPEEVEAIDGGTLGYVLLGLFDRCERMIVIDTIKLPDPPGSIYRFTHEEMSRYLPPPTTAHEVSFSDVLCKAEMMGDLPEIVFLCIVPREWRDMGLEMTEEMTERLPVMERLLLMELEALGIRTEPVHDA; this is encoded by the coding sequence ATGACGGAAAAGAAGAAACTCATCATTCTGGGCCTGGGCAATATCATCACGAAGGATGAAGGCTTCGGGGTTCACTTTCTCCGCTGGTTCCTGGAGCGCCACCGTCTGCCCGAAGAAGTGGAGGCCATCGACGGAGGAACCCTGGGGTATGTCCTCCTGGGCCTTTTTGACCGTTGCGAGCGGATGATCGTCATCGACACAATCAAGCTGCCGGATCCACCGGGATCGATATACCGGTTCACCCACGAGGAGATGTCCCGGTATCTGCCGCCCCCGACGACGGCCCATGAAGTCAGCTTCTCCGATGTCCTGTGCAAGGCCGAAATGATGGGCGATCTGCCGGAAATCGTCTTTCTGTGCATCGTCCCCCGGGAATGGCGGGACATGGGGCTGGAGATGACGGAGGAAATGACGGAGCGCCTGCCGGTGATGGAACGGCTTCTGCTGATGGAGCTGGAGGCCCTGGGCATCCGGACGGAACCGGTGCACGATGCATGA
- a CDS encoding LysR family transcriptional regulator has protein sequence MKIRHKIWLESDGKVIFGHGRQELFRAVEACGSLNAAAKKLGMSYRAAWGRVRASEQRLGISLIEKGSHEKGGHLTEEAKHLLKQFEELEARINACIRATEEWFDKQRYVKK, from the coding sequence ATGAAGATCCGTCACAAGATCTGGCTGGAAAGCGACGGCAAGGTCATCTTCGGCCACGGCCGCCAGGAGCTGTTCCGGGCCGTGGAGGCCTGCGGCAGTCTGAATGCGGCGGCGAAGAAGCTCGGGATGTCCTATCGGGCCGCCTGGGGCCGGGTGCGGGCGTCGGAACAGAGGCTGGGAATTTCCCTGATCGAAAAAGGATCTCATGAAAAGGGCGGCCACCTGACGGAGGAGGCGAAGCACCTTCTGAAACAGTTCGAGGAACTGGAAGCTCGAATCAACGCCTGCATCCGCGCAACGGAAGAGTGGTTCGACAAGCAGCGTTATGTAAAGAAATAG
- the cybH gene encoding Ni/Fe-hydrogenase, b-type cytochrome subunit, whose translation MENIVPKKEWSVAIRYNHWIMAFSIFALIVTGFYIAFPFTLTQGETVNKFFMGNTRGFHVFFGVLLLFLFVWRLYLAVFSRFHADWKDFFAWTDINNTVKQIKFYLLVSKEPPDHKYLYGPLQSLAYGGLLFMVFLICLTGLILMGAGYHAGWTALVYPVLKPFEIILGGLATVRYIHHVLTWAFVLFIIVHVYMAFWYDVIFKQGTVSSMISGVVFRKGGH comes from the coding sequence ATGGAAAACATCGTCCCGAAAAAGGAATGGTCCGTGGCCATCCGTTACAACCACTGGATCATGGCCTTCTCCATCTTCGCCCTCATCGTGACGGGATTCTACATCGCTTTCCCCTTCACCCTGACCCAGGGCGAAACGGTCAACAAATTCTTCATGGGCAACACGCGCGGTTTCCACGTCTTCTTTGGCGTGCTGCTCCTGTTCCTGTTCGTCTGGCGTCTGTACCTGGCCGTTTTCTCCCGTTTCCATGCCGACTGGAAGGACTTCTTCGCCTGGACGGATATCAACAATACGGTCAAGCAGATCAAGTTCTACCTTCTGGTCTCGAAGGAGCCGCCGGACCACAAGTACCTTTACGGACCTCTCCAGTCCCTGGCCTACGGCGGGCTCCTGTTCATGGTGTTCCTCATTTGCCTGACGGGTCTGATTCTCATGGGGGCGGGGTACCATGCCGGCTGGACGGCCCTGGTCTACCCGGTCCTCAAGCCCTTCGAGATCATCCTGGGGGGGCTGGCCACCGTTCGATACATCCACCACGTCCTGACCTGGGCCTTCGTGCTGTTCATCATCGTTCACGTCTACATGGCCTTCTGGTACGACGTGATCTTCAAGCAGGGCACCGTGTCCTCCATGATCAGCGGCGTGGTCTTCCGGAAGGGCGGCCACTGA
- a CDS encoding hydrogenase small subunit — protein sequence MDRCKLHLDQMDSELPPPVEDFQDVLKDRGVSRRDFLKWTSIMTGALMLPPIFKPMVARAAEQFSRVPVVWLHMAECTGCSEALLRTSYPNIDDILLDTISLEYHETLMAAAGDQAEQCLEKALHDFPGKFVCVVEGAIPLAMGGKYLTLGPKGKTGLQLAKEVTSKAAMTICIGSCSAFGNIQAAKPNPTDAASVGRALGIETVNIAGCPPNPNNFVGTILHYLMFGGLPALDGLGRPVWAYGKRIHDYCERRPHYDAGEYVEEWGDDGAKKGWCLYKVGCKGPYTFANCGRIRFNDAISWPIMAGHGCIGCTEPNFWDTMAPLEKPIQDATIGGGEATVDHIAMGLTVATVAGIAAHAGATAWVHRDDKDTANKE from the coding sequence ATGGACCGCTGCAAGCTCCATCTGGATCAGATGGACAGCGAACTGCCGCCGCCGGTGGAGGACTTTCAGGATGTCCTGAAGGACCGCGGCGTCAGCCGGCGGGATTTTCTCAAGTGGACGTCGATCATGACAGGCGCCCTGATGCTCCCGCCCATCTTCAAGCCCATGGTGGCCCGGGCGGCGGAGCAATTCAGCCGGGTCCCCGTCGTCTGGCTCCACATGGCCGAGTGCACAGGCTGCAGCGAAGCCCTTCTTCGAACCTCCTATCCCAACATCGACGACATCCTTCTCGACACCATTTCCCTGGAATATCATGAGACCCTGATGGCCGCCGCAGGCGACCAGGCCGAGCAGTGCCTCGAGAAGGCCCTCCATGATTTTCCCGGTAAGTTCGTCTGCGTCGTGGAGGGGGCCATCCCGCTGGCGATGGGCGGCAAATATCTGACCCTGGGGCCGAAAGGCAAAACGGGTCTCCAGCTGGCCAAGGAAGTGACCTCCAAGGCGGCCATGACGATCTGCATCGGCAGCTGCTCCGCCTTCGGCAACATCCAGGCCGCGAAGCCGAATCCGACCGATGCGGCCAGCGTCGGGCGGGCCCTGGGAATCGAGACGGTGAACATTGCCGGCTGCCCCCCCAATCCGAACAACTTCGTCGGCACGATCCTCCACTATCTGATGTTTGGCGGACTGCCGGCTCTGGACGGCCTCGGACGGCCTGTCTGGGCCTACGGCAAGCGCATCCACGACTACTGCGAGCGCCGTCCCCACTACGACGCGGGCGAATACGTCGAGGAGTGGGGCGACGACGGCGCCAAGAAGGGCTGGTGCCTCTACAAAGTAGGATGCAAGGGCCCCTATACCTTCGCCAACTGCGGCCGGATCCGGTTCAACGATGCGATCTCCTGGCCCATCATGGCCGGCCACGGCTGCATCGGCTGCACGGAGCCGAATTTCTGGGACACGATGGCTCCGTTGGAAAAGCCGATCCAGGATGCAACCATCGGCGGCGGCGAAGCGACGGTGGACCACATCGCCATGGGGCTGACGGTGGCAACCGTCGCCGGCATCGCGGCCCATGCCGGGGCAACGGCCTGGGTCCACCGGGACGACAAAGACACCGCAAACAAGGAATAG